Proteins from one Streptomyces sp. NBC_00390 genomic window:
- a CDS encoding PaaI family thioesterase, with protein MDMDAQRRGPFWDVLEGRVPPPPAAVLLGWELIGVDTEQGTIEVAFEAGDQFVNPVGVIQGGFLAAMLDDTLGPALVATLPENHFAPTLDLHVQFLRPARPGRLVGRGRIVQRGKDVCFLAGELIGPDGRPVAVATATARIQTVRQRS; from the coding sequence ATGGACATGGATGCGCAGAGGCGTGGGCCGTTCTGGGACGTACTGGAGGGGCGGGTTCCGCCGCCGCCTGCTGCGGTGCTCCTGGGATGGGAACTGATCGGGGTGGATACCGAACAGGGCACTATCGAGGTGGCGTTCGAGGCGGGCGATCAGTTCGTGAACCCTGTGGGCGTGATCCAGGGCGGGTTCTTGGCCGCGATGCTCGACGACACCTTGGGTCCGGCGCTGGTCGCGACGTTGCCGGAGAACCACTTCGCGCCGACTCTCGATCTTCATGTTCAGTTCCTGCGTCCCGCCCGCCCCGGACGGCTTGTGGGGCGGGGGCGCATCGTGCAGCGCGGCAAGGACGTGTGCTTTCTCGCCGGTGAGCTCATCGGACCTGATGGCAGGCCGGTGGCTGTGGCGACCGCGACCGCGCGAATCCAGACCGTTCGTCAGCGGTCGTAG
- a CDS encoding acyl-CoA dehydrogenase family protein codes for MSLFETSDRAKKYQADLLEFMDSHIYPAEAVYHEQMCASGDPHFHPPILEELKAEARRRGLWNLFHPHAEWGPGLTNLEYAPLAEIMGRSHIASEACNCNAPDTGNMEVLTLFGSDEHKERYLGPLLDGTMASAFAMTEPRVASSDATNIELRMERDGDEYVLNGRKWFASNALHRNCKVLIVMGKTDPTAAPHRQQSMMVVPIDAPGITVIRGLPVFGYQDREGHAEIDFTDVRVPAKDVLKGEGEGFAISQARLGPGRIHHCMRAIGAAERALELMCRRAQSRVTFGSPVAERSNVQDWIAEARIDIEMIRLLTLKAAYLMDTVGNKEARTEIAAIKVAAPNIALKIVDRAIQVHGGAGVTDDFPLAMMYAGLRTLRLADGPDEVHKRAIAKQELRQYRDTATAAVS; via the coding sequence ATGTCCCTGTTTGAGACGTCGGACCGCGCCAAGAAGTACCAGGCGGATCTGCTCGAATTCATGGATTCGCACATCTACCCCGCTGAGGCGGTGTACCACGAGCAGATGTGCGCGTCGGGTGACCCGCATTTCCATCCGCCGATCCTCGAGGAACTCAAGGCGGAGGCGCGGAGGCGCGGACTGTGGAACCTCTTCCACCCGCACGCCGAGTGGGGCCCGGGGCTGACGAATCTCGAGTACGCGCCGCTGGCGGAGATCATGGGGCGCAGTCATATCGCCTCCGAGGCGTGCAACTGCAATGCTCCCGACACCGGCAACATGGAAGTGCTCACACTGTTCGGCAGCGACGAGCACAAGGAGAGGTATCTGGGGCCCCTGCTCGACGGGACGATGGCCTCGGCCTTCGCGATGACCGAGCCGCGTGTCGCCAGTTCGGACGCCACCAACATCGAGCTTCGGATGGAGCGCGACGGTGACGAGTACGTGCTCAACGGCCGCAAGTGGTTCGCGTCCAATGCCCTGCACCGCAACTGCAAGGTGCTCATCGTCATGGGGAAGACGGATCCCACCGCTGCCCCGCACCGGCAGCAGTCGATGATGGTCGTGCCGATCGACGCCCCCGGGATCACGGTGATCCGCGGACTGCCGGTGTTCGGCTACCAGGACCGTGAGGGACACGCCGAAATCGACTTCACCGACGTACGGGTGCCGGCCAAGGACGTACTCAAGGGCGAGGGTGAGGGTTTCGCGATCAGTCAGGCCCGGCTCGGGCCCGGTCGTATCCACCACTGCATGCGGGCGATCGGCGCGGCCGAGCGGGCGCTGGAGCTGATGTGCCGGCGCGCGCAGTCACGGGTGACATTCGGCAGTCCGGTTGCCGAACGGTCCAATGTCCAGGACTGGATAGCGGAAGCACGTATCGACATCGAGATGATCCGCCTGCTCACGCTCAAGGCCGCGTATCTGATGGACACGGTCGGGAACAAGGAAGCGCGCACCGAGATCGCGGCCATCAAGGTGGCCGCCCCGAACATCGCGTTGAAGATCGTCGACCGAGCGATCCAGGTGCACGGGGGAGCAGGGGTGACCGACGACTTCCCGTTGGCGATGATGTATGCGGGGCTGCGGACGTTGCGGCTGGCGGACGGTCCCGACGAGGTACACAAGAGGGCCATCGCAAAACAGGAACTGCGGCAGTACCGCGACACGGCCACGGCAGCGGTGAGCTGA
- a CDS encoding phosphotransferase family protein, whose protein sequence is MSSAGVVGIDAGAVSRWFGTLGVDFAGPLTFDRIGLGQSNLTCLVQDQDGRRWVLRRPPLGRLLASAHDVAREAGILAALEGTAVPTPRVLGLTADPAVTDVPLLLMEFVDGQVVDTMPIAQSLTPERRRAIGMSLPRTLAKIHAVDLEAAGLTGLAGHKPYAQRQLKRWAGQWEKSRTRELPALDNLTRRLVAAAPKQREVTLVHGDFHLRNVITSYDSGEVTAVLDWELSTLGDPLADMGSLLAYWPEPGEEETGGDFAASVLDGFPHRDELAHVYLTETGRDPAALTFWHVLGLWKVAVIGEGVMRRAIDEPENRSTTGTPTVERIDALVDKACRIAGEAGI, encoded by the coding sequence GTGTCTAGTGCAGGCGTCGTCGGAATCGACGCCGGGGCGGTGAGCCGCTGGTTCGGGACCCTCGGCGTCGACTTCGCCGGGCCGTTGACCTTCGACCGGATCGGGCTCGGCCAGTCGAATCTGACCTGTCTCGTACAGGACCAGGACGGTCGCAGATGGGTGTTGCGACGCCCGCCGCTGGGTCGCCTGTTGGCTTCGGCGCACGACGTGGCCCGCGAGGCGGGGATTCTGGCCGCGCTGGAGGGCACCGCCGTTCCGACCCCGCGGGTGCTCGGGCTGACCGCTGATCCCGCCGTGACCGACGTCCCGCTGCTGCTCATGGAATTCGTGGACGGCCAGGTCGTCGACACGATGCCGATCGCGCAGTCGCTGACGCCCGAGCGGCGCCGGGCGATCGGGATGTCCTTGCCGCGGACGCTGGCGAAGATCCACGCGGTCGATCTCGAGGCGGCCGGGCTGACCGGTCTGGCCGGCCACAAGCCGTACGCGCAGCGTCAGCTCAAGCGGTGGGCCGGCCAGTGGGAGAAGTCCAGGACCCGCGAGCTGCCCGCCCTCGACAACCTCACGCGACGCCTCGTCGCGGCTGCCCCGAAGCAGCGCGAAGTGACGCTCGTGCACGGCGACTTCCATCTGCGCAACGTCATCACCTCCTACGACAGCGGGGAAGTGACTGCGGTGCTCGACTGGGAGTTGTCGACACTGGGGGATCCGTTGGCGGACATGGGCAGCCTGCTGGCGTACTGGCCGGAACCGGGGGAGGAGGAGACCGGGGGTGATTTCGCCGCCTCCGTCCTCGACGGGTTCCCGCACCGTGACGAGCTCGCTCACGTGTACCTGACGGAAACAGGCCGGGATCCGGCGGCACTGACGTTCTGGCACGTGCTGGGCCTGTGGAAGGTGGCCGTGATCGGTGAGGGCGTGATGAGGCGAGCGATCGATGAACCGGAGAACAGGAGCACGACAGGAACGCCCACCGTGGAACGTATCGATGCGCTCGTGGACAAGGCCTGCCGGATCGCCGGCGAAGCCGGGATCTGA
- a CDS encoding alcohol dehydrogenase catalytic domain-containing protein translates to MKALTYHGRHDIRYGDVPDPAVTSPTDAVVQVTTAGICGSDLHIYGGNGFSPEIGYTPGHECVGVVLDTGDQVTGFKPGDRVLVPASVGCTLCRTCATGLTARCERARSSTDLCYGVSPKLPGSQAQALSVPHAEVNLVRLPEGISDEAAIVLTDNAPTAWYGCRRARIRPGETVLVIGLGPVGLMAAQSAFAMGAARVLGADLVAERRTFAATLGVEPIEGEDARTVIREMTAGRGPDAVVEAVGSDATIELALKAVRQAGRVSVIGVSNSKAFPFHMGMAQVKELEFAIGLCSTHYELPALIALTQAGRITPGVVVSHRFALSEGPTAYELFNSRADGVRKILLDPAR, encoded by the coding sequence ATGAAGGCACTGACCTACCACGGCCGCCATGACATCCGTTACGGGGACGTCCCCGACCCGGCCGTCACCAGCCCCACCGACGCCGTCGTTCAGGTCACCACGGCCGGTATCTGCGGCAGCGACCTGCACATCTACGGCGGCAACGGGTTCAGCCCGGAGATCGGCTACACCCCGGGACACGAGTGCGTCGGGGTGGTCCTCGACACCGGCGACCAGGTCACCGGCTTCAAGCCCGGCGACCGAGTCCTGGTTCCCGCCTCAGTCGGCTGCACCCTGTGCAGAACCTGCGCGACCGGGCTCACCGCCAGGTGCGAGCGCGCCCGATCCTCGACGGACCTCTGCTACGGAGTGAGCCCCAAGCTCCCGGGTAGCCAGGCCCAAGCCCTGAGCGTGCCCCATGCCGAGGTCAACCTGGTGCGCCTGCCCGAAGGCATCTCCGACGAGGCCGCCATCGTCCTGACGGACAACGCCCCCACGGCCTGGTACGGCTGCCGCCGCGCCCGCATCCGGCCCGGCGAAACGGTCCTGGTCATCGGCCTCGGACCGGTCGGTCTCATGGCCGCGCAATCGGCCTTCGCCATGGGCGCCGCCCGGGTGCTGGGCGCGGACCTGGTCGCGGAGCGCCGTACCTTCGCCGCCACCCTGGGCGTCGAACCGATCGAGGGCGAGGATGCACGGACGGTCATACGGGAGATGACCGCAGGACGCGGACCGGATGCGGTCGTGGAGGCCGTGGGCTCGGACGCCACCATCGAACTCGCCCTCAAAGCAGTCCGGCAGGCCGGCCGGGTCAGCGTCATCGGGGTCAGCAACAGCAAGGCCTTTCCCTTCCACATGGGAATGGCCCAGGTCAAAGAGCTGGAGTTCGCCATCGGGCTGTGCTCGACCCATTACGAACTCCCCGCCCTGATCGCCCTCACCCAGGCCGGCCGGATCACTCCGGGGGTCGTGGTCTCCCACCGCTTCGCCCTCTCCGAGGGCCCCACGGCCTACGAACTCTTCAACAGCCGCGCCGACGGCGTCCGCAAGATCCTCCTCGACCCTGCCCGTTGA
- a CDS encoding enoyl-CoA hydratase-related protein, translating into MNVALQALGEVSEANRSRRPPRDMPLSLRKPLIGAVNGVAAGLDMVEALYCDIRFGSSAARFTRAFAQRGLIAEYGISCLLPRLVGHSRASDPLLSSRMVDAEEALRIGLLDHLVPTGSVVDAAVAYAADLATRCSPASMATIKRQLQGDADGTYADSVTRAEGVMLQAFRGADFVEGVASHLDKRSPNFPSLPVRSSDVPV; encoded by the coding sequence GTGAACGTTGCACTGCAGGCGCTCGGCGAGGTCTCCGAGGCGAACAGGTCGCGGCGCCCGCCGCGCGACATGCCGCTTTCCTTGCGCAAACCGCTGATCGGTGCGGTCAACGGGGTGGCCGCGGGCCTGGACATGGTGGAGGCGCTCTACTGCGACATTCGCTTCGGCTCGTCCGCGGCCCGGTTCACCAGGGCATTCGCGCAGCGCGGGCTGATCGCCGAGTACGGGATCTCCTGTCTGTTGCCCCGGCTGGTGGGGCACAGCCGGGCATCGGACCCGCTGCTGTCGAGTCGCATGGTGGATGCCGAGGAGGCACTCCGTATCGGACTCCTCGACCACCTGGTCCCCACCGGCAGTGTCGTCGATGCCGCCGTCGCGTACGCCGCCGATCTGGCGACGCGCTGCTCCCCGGCATCCATGGCCACCATCAAGAGGCAACTGCAGGGCGACGCGGACGGCACCTACGCCGATTCCGTGACCCGCGCGGAAGGCGTCATGCTCCAGGCCTTCCGCGGGGCCGATTTCGTCGAAGGCGTGGCCAGTCACCTCGACAAGCGCTCACCGAATTTTCCCTCCCTACCCGTGAGGAGTTCAGATGTCCCTGTTTGA
- a CDS encoding SDR family oxidoreductase → MAGLDLTGRTALVTGASRGIGLSIAQAIASAGANVVLTSRSQEAADAAAARVSGSALGVGAHAVDEEAAQRCVDLTLERFGSLDILVNNAGTNPAFGPVLDQDHGRFAKTFDVNLWAPVLWTGLATRAWMGEHGGAVVNTASVGGMAFEANIGLYNASKAALIHLTKQLALELSPKVRVNAVAPGLVRTKLAEALWKEHEQAVSVSTALGRIGEPADIASAVAFLVSDAASWITGETMVIDGGQLLGDALPFRQGAGSGV, encoded by the coding sequence ATGGCAGGACTCGATCTGACCGGTCGCACCGCCCTCGTCACCGGCGCCTCGCGCGGGATCGGGCTGTCGATCGCCCAGGCCATTGCCTCGGCCGGTGCAAACGTCGTGCTCACCTCCCGGTCCCAGGAGGCGGCGGACGCAGCCGCGGCCCGGGTGAGCGGCTCAGCGCTGGGGGTCGGTGCGCACGCGGTCGACGAAGAGGCGGCTCAGCGCTGTGTGGACCTGACGCTCGAGCGCTTCGGAAGCCTCGACATCCTCGTCAACAACGCGGGCACCAACCCGGCCTTCGGGCCGGTCCTCGACCAGGACCACGGGCGGTTCGCCAAGACCTTCGACGTGAACCTGTGGGCTCCCGTCCTGTGGACGGGTCTGGCCACGCGGGCCTGGATGGGCGAGCACGGCGGGGCGGTCGTCAACACCGCGTCGGTCGGCGGAATGGCCTTCGAGGCGAACATCGGGTTGTACAACGCCTCGAAGGCCGCGCTCATCCATCTCACGAAGCAACTGGCCCTGGAACTCTCGCCGAAGGTTCGCGTCAACGCGGTGGCACCTGGTCTGGTGCGCACGAAGCTGGCCGAGGCCCTGTGGAAGGAGCACGAGCAGGCCGTGTCCGTCTCGACGGCGCTGGGGCGCATAGGGGAGCCCGCCGACATCGCCTCGGCGGTCGCCTTCCTCGTCTCGGACGCTGCGAGTTGGATCACCGGCGAGACCATGGTGATCGATGGCGGGCAGCTGCTCGGTGACGCGCTCCCGTTCAGGCAGGGAGCCGGCAGCGGTGTCTAG